The window AAAGGTGCGTGGATGGACCTTTGGGCGCAATACAACGCCTTTTATGGCCGGAAGGGTGATACCGCGCTGCCGCAGGACGTGATCGATGCGACCTGGAAACGCATTCTGGACCCTGAAAGTTCGATAGACGGGTTGGTTGCGTCGGTGGGCGGGAAACTGGTGGGCCTTGCCCATGTCGCCTTTCATGACAACCTGATTCAGTTGCAAAAGACGTGCTACATGCAGGACCTCTTTACTGTGCCGGATGCCCGCGGCTTGGGCGTTGCGCGCGCTTTGATCGATGGCGTTGCACAATTATGCCGATTCAGGCGGGTCGGTGATGTATACTGGCATACGCAGGCAGAAAACACCGTGGCGCGGCGCCTCTATGATCAAGTCGGCAGGGATACCAATTTCGTCGTCTATAGAATGAATGTTGACTAAGCGCTTTATGAACCAATGGTTGGCATGATGTGGGGTCATCATGCTTCTCCAAACGCCTCGCCAACCCAGTTCTGCACGGCAGTCAGCGCGACGTTTGGCGTTTCTTTTGGGCGCACAAACCAGTACCCATAGCTTGCCTTCAAAGTCACGTCGAAAGGCATGATCAGGCGGCTATTGGCAATTTCATCTGCAACAAGCAAGGACCGCCCCAGGGCCACACCCTGGTGGTTTAGAACCGCCTGTAGAATTGCGGTGTCATCTCCCAATCGCGGTCCCGCCTGAGGCGGGATGGCGCAATCGGCCTCTCGAAACCATGCCTCCCAGTTTTCCGGCAGATCCCCATGAAGCAAAGTCGCGCGCGACAAATCATCTGGATGGCTTATGCCGTGTTTATGAGCATATTCTGCTGTACAGACTGGGCTGATTGTCTCATCCGCTAGTTTGACCGCATCGAGGTTCGACGGAGGCGCAGGGCAGTAACGAATTGCAGCGTCAACACCTTCGACCGCGAAATCGACCAAATGCCGAGATGCGGTGATGCGCAAGTCAATTTCTGGATGGGCTGTCATGAACCGTTCAAGACGTGGAGCGAGCCAGCGTGCGGCAACCGATGGTAACATAGACAAGGTTACCACATGATCTGAATGAGCAGCTTCGCTAACTGCTGTCCAGGTGGCTGAGAAGGCTTCAGCAAGCTGGTTTGCCAGCCGCTGTCCTGCAGGCGTCACCCTGAGCCTTGCGCCGTTTCGAACAAAGAGCGAAACACCCAAGATCGCTTCCAGGTCGGCGACCTGTCGTGACACGCCGCTTTGCGTA of the Roseobacter fucihabitans genome contains:
- a CDS encoding GNAT family N-acetyltransferase; this translates as MSKATPKTVDVARPVSADKGAWMDLWAQYNAFYGRKGDTALPQDVIDATWKRILDPESSIDGLVASVGGKLVGLAHVAFHDNLIQLQKTCYMQDLFTVPDARGLGVARALIDGVAQLCRFRRVGDVYWHTQAENTVARRLYDQVGRDTNFVVYRMNVD
- a CDS encoding LysR substrate-binding domain-containing protein; amino-acid sequence: MRISHARPSLRSLQVFESAARCGGFTAAGAELGITQSGVSRQVADLEAILGVSLFVRNGARLRVTPAGQRLANQLAEAFSATWTAVSEAAHSDHVVTLSMLPSVAARWLAPRLERFMTAHPEIDLRITASRHLVDFAVEGVDAAIRYCPAPPSNLDAVKLADETISPVCTAEYAHKHGISHPDDLSRATLLHGDLPENWEAWFREADCAIPPQAGPRLGDDTAILQAVLNHQGVALGRSLLVADEIANSRLIMPFDVTLKASYGYWFVRPKETPNVALTAVQNWVGEAFGEA